A portion of the Tamandua tetradactyla isolate mTamTet1 chromosome 16, mTamTet1.pri, whole genome shotgun sequence genome contains these proteins:
- the HAS3 gene encoding hyaluronan synthase 3: MPVQLTTALRVVGTSLFALAVLGGILAAYVTGYQFIHTEKHYLSFGLYGAILGLHLLIQSLFAFLEHRHMRQAGQQLKLSSPLRRSVALCIAAYQEDPDYLRKCLRSAQRIAFPDLKVVMVVDGNRQEDAYMLDIFHEVLGGTEQAGFFVWRSNFHEAGEGETEASLQQGMDRVRDVVQASTFSCIMQKWGGKREVMYTAFKALGDSVDYIQVCDSDTVLDPACTIEMLRVLEEDPQVGGVGGDVQILNKYDSWISFLSSVRYWMAFNVERACQSYFGCVQCISGPLGMYRNSLLQQFLEDWYHQKFLGSKCSFGDDRHLTNRVLSLGYQTKYTARSKCLTETPTKYLRWLNQQTRWSKSYFREWLYNSLWFHKHHLWMTYESVVTGFFPFFLIATVIQLFYRGRIWNILLFLLTVQLVGIIKATYACFLRGNAEMIFMSLYSLLYMSSLLPAKIFAIATINKSGWGTSGRKTIVVNFIGLIPVSIWVAVLLGGLAYTAYCQDLFSETELAFLVSGAILYGCYWVALLMLYLAIIARRCGKKPEQYSLAFAEV, translated from the exons ATGCCGGTACAGCTGACGACAGCCCTGCGTGTGGTAGGTACCAGCCTGTTTGCTCTGGCAGTGCTGGGGGGCATCCTGGCAGCCTACGTGACAGGCTACCAATTCATCCACACAGAAAAGCACTACTTGTCCTTTGGCCTGTACGGTGCCATCCTGGGCCTGCACCTGCTCATACAGAGCCTGTTTGCCTTCCTGGAGCACCGACACATGCGGCAGGCTGGCCAGCAGCTGAAGCTGTCCTCTCCGCTGCGGCGCTCAGTGGCGCTCTGCATTGCTGCCTACCAGGAAGACCCTGACTACTTGCGCAAGTGCCTGCGGTCGGCCCAGCGCATCGCATTCCCTGACCTCAAGGTAGTCATGGTGGTAGATGGTAATCGCCAGGAGGACGCCTACATGCTGGACATCTTCCATGAGGTGCTGGGTGGCACTGAGCAAGCTGGCTTCTTTGTGTGGCGCAGCAACTTCCATGAGGCGGGTgagggagagacagaggccaGCCTGCAGCAGGGCATGGACCGTGTGCGTGACGTGGTACAGGCCAGCACCTTCTCATGCATCATGCAGAAGTGGGGAGGCAAGCGCGAGGTCATGTACACGGCCTTCAAGGCCCTTGGCGATTCAGTGGACTACATCCAG GTATGTGACTCTGACACTGTGCTGGATCCTGCCTGTACCATCGAAATGCTTCGAGTCTTGGAGGAAGATCCCCAAGTAGGGGGTGTTGGGGGAGATGTACAA ATCCTCAACAAGTATGATTCGTGGATCTCCTTCCTGAGCAGTGTGCGGTACTGGATGGCCTTCAATGTGGAGCGGGCCTGCCAATCCTACTTTGGCTGTGTGCAGTGTATTAGTGGGCCCTTGGGCATGTACCGCAACAGCCTCCTCCAGCAATTTCTGGAGGACTGGTACCATCAGAAGTTTCTAGGCAGCAAGTGCAGCTTTGGGGATGACCGGCACCTTACCAACAGAGTTCTGAGTCTTGGCTACCAGACTAAGTACACAGCACGCTCCAAGTGCCTCACAGAGACTCCAACCAAATACCTACGGTGGCTTAATCAACAGACCCGCTGGAGCAAGTCTTACTTCCGGGAGTGGCTCTATAACTCTCTCTGGTTCCATAAGCACCACCTCTGGATGACCTACGAATCAGTGGTCACGGGTTTCTTCCCCTTCTTCCTCATTGCTACAGTCATACAGCTCTTCTACCGCGGGCGCATCTGGAacattcttctcttccttctgacTGTGCAGCTGGTAGGCATTATCAAGGCCACTTATGCCTGCTTTCTTCGGGGCAATGCAGAGATGATCTTCATGTCCCTTTACTCTCTTCTCTATATGTCCAGCCTCCTGCCAGCCAAGATCTTTGCCATTGCTACCATCAACAAGTCTGGCTGGGGTACCTCTGGCAGAAAAACCATTGTGGTAAACTTCATTGGTCTAATCCCTGTGTCCATCTGGGTGGCAGTCCTTCTGGGGGGGTTGGCTTACACAGCTTACTGCCAGGACTTGTTCAGTGAGACAGAACTTGCCTTCCTTGTCTCTGGGGCCATCCTGTATGGCTGCTACTGGGTGGCCCTCCTCATGCTTTATCTGGCCATTATTGCCCGGCGATGTGGGAAAAAGCCAGAGCAGTATAGCCTGGCTTTTGCTGAGGTATGA